The DNA region GCTGGTGTTAAAGCAGGCTGGCATTTTAAGCCGCTAGTGGAACACATTAATAACGAACAAAAAATATGATAAACTGGTATCAGGTATTTTAGAACCGATAAGGTGAGGAGAAAATAATGACATTGAACGATAAAAAATATGATTATTTAGTGGTAGGTGCAGGGCCTTATGGTTCAATTTTTGCCTATGAAGCTGCAAAACGTGGAAAGCGTTCACTGATTATTGAAAAGCGGCCACATATTGGTGGTAACATGTACACACACACTGAACATGGGATTACCGTTCATGATTTTGGCGCACATATTTTCCATACAGATAATAAAGAGGTCTGGGATTATATTCGTCAGTTCGCTGACTTTAATGGCTACCAAAATCAAGTGGTTGCAAATTATAAAGGTACTTTGTACAATTTGCCATTTAATATGAACACTTTTTACGAGATGTGGGGTACAAAAACACCGGCTGAAGCTAAAGCAAAAATTGATGCACAAAAGGCTGATGCTATGGCAGCTATGGGTGGACGTGCACCTCGTAACCTTGAAGAACAAGCGATTTCGTTGATTGGAACTGAAATTTATGAAAAGTTAATTAAGGGTTATACGGAAAAGCAATGGGGACGTCAAGCAACGGAACTACCTGCATTCATCATTAAGCGACTTCCAGTTCGATTTATTTACGATAATAATTACTTTAATCATCGTTACCAAGGAATTCCAGTTGGTGGCTACACACAAATCTTTGAAAACATGATTATGCATAATGATTTAATTGACGTACAAGTTAATGCTGATTTTTTTGCACACAAGGATGAATACTTGGCTGAATTCCCTAAAATTGTCTACACGGGTATGATTGATCAATTCTTCGATTATAAATTTGGGGAACTTGAGTACCGTTCACTTCGTTTTGAACACGAAGTCGTGGCATCAGATAATTATCAAGGAAACGCAGTTATTAACTATACTGATGCAGAAACACCATATACCCGTGTCATGGAGTGGAAACACTTTGACGGTTTGGCAGATGACGATGTGACAATTATTACGCGTGAGTACCCACAAACATGGGATCGAACAAAAGAAGCATATTATCCAGTTAATGATGAAAAAAATATGCAAATCTATAAATCTTATGCTAAAGAAGCGCGTGAACATCAAGATAAAATTCTCTTTGGTGGTCGACTAGGGCAATACCGTTATTTTGATATGGACCAAGTTATCAATGCTGCATTAAATGATGTGAGACAAGAATTTGGGGTCTCTGCTGACTTTAATTTTGCACACGATACGGAAAAATAATTAGATAGCAATAAAAAGAGTTCACTAATGCCAAAGTACTGGTACAGAACTCTTTTTTATTTAAATCGTGTGAATACTAGTGTTAGAACGGTATTGATGAGCAACCATTTGAGATAAATGATGTGATGAGTGAGCAATTTTTTTGATTTTAAACTTAAAAGCGGTTATATTTAGTGTGTTATCGATAACACCAACTAATAATATTGATATAATGTATATAAATATATTTGAAGTAACCGAGGTGATGCTTAAAATGCTAGAAATATATTCATTCATCAGTGCATTTTCAAAACGCAGTTTGGATTTAAACCGGAATATAGTTGATTTACAAGCAGATTTGGCCGTTACATCCCGACTTAATTTAATACCTTTAATGCGTTTTTCAACGTCAACGTTAGATAAGGATGATTATTTAATTCAAAATATTTCGGCACGTGAGGCAGTATATATTAATGACGCAATGACCAATGTGATGAAGACAGCTCATTTTCAAGGTAAAAAAGTTGGCCGGCGATTAAGCATCATCTTACAAGAAAAAGTTTTGGCAGCAAAAGCATACAATGATAGTATTGTACGGTGTGCATTGATTGAAGCAAATGTTGATTTAGAAACATTTAATCAAGACTTGACTAGTGATTTTCTAAAAAAAGCATTACAAATGGATCAACGAATTTCGCATGACATGGGTGTTAAAAATAGCAATACATTGGTGGTATTTGATTCAAGTCGTGATGATAGCGCAGAACGATATACGGATGTGCAAGTTGATGATTTAAATCGTATTTTTCGCGTATCATCAAATGCTTGTCAAGAATGAGACTGTAAACAGGATTTTATCGGTAAGCTGGGGATTGAACCAGCTTTTTTTCTTGGATATTGTATAATGGAAACAAGATAACGATGGCCACGAATCTATTTGAGTGGGCATCATGATAAGAGGACGACAAAATGATTGAGAATTGGGAAAAATTTTTACAACCATATATGCAAGCAGTTGAAGAATTAAAAGTTAAATTTCGCGCCCTCCGCGATCAATACGCACAAAATGGGGTTGAAACGCCAATTGAGTTTGTGACGGGGCGTGTGAAACAGGTTGAAGCAATTAAAGAAAAAGCTGTGCGAAGGCACGTAGATATGGATCGTCTAGAACAAGATATGCAGGATTTAGCAGGCATCCGGATTATGACCCAATTCACAAATGACATCTACCGTGTTGTAGATTTAATTCGCGAGAGAACAGATATGGTGATTTTAGAAGAGCGAGACTATGTGACGAATTCAAAACCGTCGGGGTATCGTTCTTACCACATTGTTGTTGAATATCCGATTCAAACAACACAAGGTGAACGGAAAATATTAGTTGAAATTCAAGTGCGCACGATGCAAATGAATGTTTGGGCAACTATTGAACACGCGATTAATTATAAATATGCTGGTGAATATCCAGATGATATGGCCGATAAACTACATGAAGTTGCTGAATTAACGTTTAAGGTTGATGCACTCTTTCAGGAAATGCATCAAGAAATTAGTGAATCTCAACATGCACTTCGTAATCATACAAAAAAGGATGACGTGATTGATGAAGGTTTCAATTTATAAAAATAATAGTACAAAATCGCAAACGATTGGCAATATTTTAAGTAAATTGCTAAGTCGCTATCCAGATACATTTGTCTTTGATGATGCCAAACCAGATGTCGTCATTACAGTTGGCGGCGATGGTACACTCCTGTCAGCTTTTCATCATTATGTGGATCAGTTGGATCATACGCGGTTTATTGGTGTCCATACCGGGCATCTTGGTTTTTACGCGGATTGGCAAGAATTTGAAATTGATCATCTAGTGGATTCCTTATTAACCTATGAAGGACGAACAATTTCTTATCCATTGTTAGAAATGACAATTCAGTATACAGATGGGAAAAAGAATAATTTTTTGGCATTAAATGAAGCAGCAATTAAACAACCTGAAGGGACATTGGTTGCTGATGTCTATTTAGATGGTGAACGGTTTGAACGTTTTAGGGGTGATGGCCTGACAGCTGCGACGCCCACTGGTTCAACTGCTTATAATAAAGCCAACGGGGGGCTGTTATGCACCCAAGTCTAGCTAGTATTCAATTATCAGAAATTGCATCAATTAATAATCGTGTCTTTCGAACGTTGGGCTCACCATTAGTCATTGGACCGGATGAAACGATTCGTGTTGTACCGTTAAATGTCGATAATGGTGTCACATTGACGTACGATCATTTGAGTCAGGCAACGACTGACATTGAGTGGCTGGAGTTTCGAGTTGCAAAAGAGAAAATTGCTTTTGCTGAACATCGACATACACGTTTTTGGCATCGTGTGAGGGATAGTTTTATTGGGGATGAGGTAATTGATTAATGGCTACTTTTAGTTGGGAGAAACAAGAACCAGGGGGACTAAAAATCAAACAATTTTTAGCAGAACGTGGTGTTTCTCATCGCATGTTTAGCATTATTAAACGAGGCGGTGGGCATTTATTACTGGACGGTCGCCCCGCTCGAACGATTGATGAGATTAAAATGGGTCAAAAAATTACGATCATTATGCCACATGAAGAAAGCAATGAGATTTTACCTTTTTCGGACTTACCGATTACGGTTATTTACGAAGATGATAACTATTTGGTTGTTGATAAACCAGCTGGCGTGACGTCGGTTCCTGGTAAGGCCGATCGTGAAACAACAATGGTCAATCGGGTGAAAGGTCATTTGCAACGTGAAGGCGCTCAGGATTTAGTGCCGCACGTGGTAACGCGTTTAGACCGTTTTACTTCAGGTGTTGCCCTTTTAGCAAAGCATCGATTTGCACACGGATTGTTAGATAAAGCTTTGAAAACGCACGCAGTTGATAAACGTTACTATGCACTAGTTGATGGTGTGTTGGCTGATGAACATCAAATGATTGATCAGCCCATTGGACGAGTACCTGATGATTTCATTCGGCGTGAAGTTCGATCAGATGGTAAACCTTCACAAACCGAATACTGGGTGATCAAGCGATTTGATAATCAAACATTGGTTCGTGTGCAATTACATACAGGACGCACACATCAAATTAGGGTTCATTTTAAAGCACTCGGGCATCCACTAGTCGGCGACGAAATTTACGGTGGACCAATGGACCGGGGTGCAGTGAGACAAATGCTACATGCGTATTGGATTAGTTGGTTCGATCCATTTTCACAAATTGTTCAGCAGTTTGAGGCACCAGTTCCAGAAGATATGATCAACGTCATGCAGGGGTATGTGCCACAAGATAAATAAATGAGGTGATTTATGGCAACTGATTTTGGAAATGTACGTGATGAAATTGTACCGTTGGTGACTCAGATTACTGACGACCTAAAGCAGGGTGCCATTGATGCCTTTCGAGAAACATTTCTTGGGTTACATAATTATGATCAGGCTCAAATTTATTTGAATTTAACACCACAATTGAGACAACAAGTGATTGAGTGGTTAACTTTGGATGAATTAGCTAATGTCTTTGATCATCTGGATTCTGATGAAGTTGATGTGAATCATTTGCTTGAAGAAATGTCACCCAGTTATGCAGCCAATATGCTTAACGAAATGTATGTTGACAACGCAGTCGATGTATTGGATGAAATTTCTGAGCCTGAACAAGATATCTACCTTAAGCAGATGTCACGTGAGGATGCGGGTGAATTAAGGCATTTACTTGATTATGATGAGGATACTGCTGGTGCCTTGATGACGACCGAGTATATTGAGGTCTCACAAACATCAACAATTGGTCAGGTTATGAGTTTGGTGAAAAAAGCAGCTTCTGAGTCTGAGCAAATATCGTATATTTATGTGCTTGAGCGTAAACGATTGATTGGTGTTATTTCTTTACGTAATCTCATTATCCATCCAGATGATGAGCTGGTTTCAGAGGTAATGACAAGTAATTTAGTCACTGTTTTACCTACTGAGGATCAAGAACAAGTTGCCAGGTTAATGGCTGATTATAATTTATTGGCTATGCCAGTTGTGGATGAACAAAATGAGATGTTGGGCATTATCATGGTCGACGATATTGTGGATGTTATTGAAGCTGAAAGTACAGAAGATTATGGTCGCTTGGCTGGTGTGAATGATTTGGATTTGGAAGAAAGTCCAATGATGTCAGTTATTAAGAGAATTCCATGGTTAATTATTTTGGTGTTTCTAGGATTGGGAACAGCGTCAATTATTAATAGTTATGATGCGATGGTGCAACAAGCATCAGTTTTGGCAGTATTTATTAGTTTAATTACTGGAACGGCTGGAAATGCGGGAACCCAGGCGTTAGCGGTTTCCATTCGTCGAATAACATTGGATGAAAAGCGTAGCGTGATTCGCATGTTCTTTACTGAATTATTTATTGGCGCATTGATAGGCTTAATTGCCGGCACGACTATTTTTGGAGTGGTTTGGCTATGGAAATCAAACGTTTTATTAGGCTTGGCTGTCGGGTTAGCCATGGCAATTGCGATTATGGTTGCAAATTTGGCGGGGGCATTTATTCCAATTATTATGGATGCTATGCATGTCGATCCAGCTGTTGCATCAGGTCCTTTTATATCAACGTTAAGTGATTTGACCTCAGTTATCATTTATTTTAATATCGCTGGGGTGTTTATTACGCATTTTATTGGGCATTGATCGTAAATAAGTGGGTTAGCTCAATGTTAAAAGAGTGAGGAAAGAATTTGACACAGAAGGTTAAATTAAACGCAGCACATATATTTATTTTAGGTGTGTTGAGCGCATTTGCAGTATTTTCAATGGATTTTTATTTACCTGGACTGCCGCAATTACAAAAGGATTTAAATACCAGTGCATCGCTGGCACAACTGACAATTACTGCCTCATTGGTCGGGTTGGGGCTCGGACAATTAGTTATTGGTCCGTGGTCTGATCGCATTGGCCGACGTCGACCGCTTTTGATAGGGACGCTGATTTTTACATTAACATCAATTGCAATTGTTCTAACAAGCAATATTTGGATCTTAATTTTAATGCGGTTTTTTCAAGGCTTAGCGGGTTCAGTTGGCATCGTATTGTCGTTGGCAGTCATTACGGACTCATTTTCTGGTCGTGATTTGACCAACAACGTTATGATTAACCAATCAATTAATGGTATTTTTCCGGTTATTGCACCAGTCCTAGGCGGAATTGTTGTTGCAATGTTTAATTGGGAGATGACATTTTGGATTTTAGCTGGGTTGGGAATCAGTTTATTTCTTGCGGTTCAATTTTATTTACCTGAAACAAGAGAACCAGTTGACCAGTCGACAGCGACAAATGTGGAAATGCGGCATGTGTATCAGCAGTTATTTGCAAATCGTCAGTTTATGGTATATATGCTTCTCCAAACATTAATGATGGCTGCTTTATTTGCTTATATTTCTGGCTCTTCATTTGTTTTGGAAAACATCTTTCATTTGAATGTCACGACGTTCGGGATTGTTTATGCGATTAATGGTTTAGGCATCGCGGTCATGACAATTTTTGCTGGTTGGTTAGCTAATCGCTGGCGAGAAGAAAAGACATTAGGCATTTTTATTGGGTATGGCTTGTTGGGTGGTATTTTGTTAGCACTGAGTTTATTCATGGCAAAGCCAATGGTCGTTGTATTAATTGCATTTTTTATGATTGTTTCTGCTATTGGTGGCATTCAGGGGATGACGACGGCATTAGCGATGAAAGATCAGCATGCTAATCCGGGAGCTGCATCAGCACTATTAGGGATGATGCGGTATGCAATTGGTGGCGTGATGTCACCATTAGTTGGTATTTTTGGGACGCGTTCATATGTTCCGCTAGTTGTGATTATCTTGGTAGTGCAATTACTAGCAATGGTGCTGTATTTGAATTCAGTCCAGAGAAAAATGTAATATGCTTGAAATACTGCTATATAGGTGGTATATGGTATAATTTCAGTAAGGACATGCTAAATGAAAAGCCGTAGAATTCAGAAACATTGTGGTTGATGCGAACAATGCTACGAAGTATTTAGTGCTACCTGAAATCAGGTGTTAATCTTGTGATCCATATGAGACTAACTTTAAACATAATTAAGAGGTAATGATACAGACAATCATTGCAATTAGGGTGGTACCGCGAGTCAGTCGTCCCTAACATGCAGTGGTAGTCTGTTTTTTAGAAATAAATAATGGCGAGGTTAACAAAATGAAAGAATTATCTTCAGCTGAAATACGAGATATGTTTCTCCGCTTTTTCCAAAGCAAAGGGCACAGTATTGAACCATCACAGTCACTCATCCCAAAAGATGATCCAACACTTCTTTGGATTAATTCCGGTGTGGCTACGTTAAAGAAATACTTTGATGGAACGGTTATCCCAGATAACAAGCGGATTACAAATGCACAGAAATCAATTCGAACAAATGATATTGAAAATGTTGGGCATACTGCACGTCATCACACGTTATTTGAAATGATGGGTAATTTCTCAATTGGTGATTATTTCAAGCCAGAAGTGATTCCATGGGCTTGGGAGTTATTGACTAGCCCAGAATGGTTTGGTATGGATCCTGATAAGTTATTCGTAACGGTGTATCCTAATGATCAAGAGGCAAAAAAAATCTGGTTGGAGGTCGTTGGATTACCTAAAGATCATTTGTATGAAGAACCAGATAATTTTTGGGATATAGGAGAAGGCCCTTCTGGACCTGACACGGAAATCTTTTATGATCGTGGTAGCGAGTTTGATGCCGAAGATGAAAAAGAAAACTATCCTGGTGGCGAAAATGAGCGTTACCTTGAAATTTGGAACATTGTGTTCTCACAATATAATCATTTACCAGGTCTTACAGATAACTCAAAGTATCCGGAATTACCGCATAAAAACATTGATACGGGAATGGGATTAGAGCGTGTTGTATCAGTATTCCAACATGCAAAAACAAATTTTGAAACAGACTTATTCTTGCCCATTATTCATGCGACGGAAGAGATGTCAGACGGTTTCAAATATGGTGAAGATGAACAAAAAGATATTTCGTTTAAGGTGATTGCTGATCATGCGCGTGCGGTAACATTTGCGATTGGTGACGGTGCCTTACCTTCGAATGAAGGTCGTGGATATATTATTCGACGATTGCTTCGACGTGCCGTTCTACATGGCCGTAAATTAGGTATTCATTCAATTTTCTTGGCAAAATTGGTCCCTGTTGTTGGTCAAATTATGGCCTCATATTATCCAGAGATTAATGCCAATGCGGACTATATTGCTTCAATTATCGAAGCCGAAGAGGTTAGATTTAACAAAACGCTGTCAGACGGCCTTTCATTATTGGACACAGTGATGGCAGAAGCAAAGGCTTCAACAGGTGAAATTGACGGTGCAGTCGCCTTTAAATTGTATGATACTTATGGCTTCCCATATGAATTAACTGAGGAAGCTGCACTTGAAGCAGGCTTAAAGGTTAATCGTGCAGAATTTGACACAGCCATGCAAGCACAACAAGCACGTGCCCGTGCAGCACGGACAAATACTGCTTCAATGGGTGTTCAAAACGAATTATTGACGGATTTGAAAACTGATTCAAAATATGTTGGTTGGTCAGAGTTATCAGTCCCACAGGCCACGTTAGTGAATATCATTCAAGATAACCAGTTGCTCACAACTGCGCAATCCGGTGAGATTCAAGCAATCTTTGACGTTACGCCATTTTATGCTGAAATGGGAGGTCAAGTAGCTGATAAAGGGAAGGTCAGTGATCAAAATGGGCAAGTTGTTGCACGGGTGACTGATGTTCAAGTTGCACCGAATGGTCAACATCTGCACACGTTGACGGTCGAACAGCCATTAAATATTGACACAGTATATCAGCTTGATGTTGATCGGGCATATCATGTTGCTGTATCAAAAAACCACACTGCAACACATATGCTTGACCAATCTTTACGAAATATTCTGGGTGAGCATACAACTCAAGCTGGATCACTCGTAACAGCAGACGGTCTAAGATATGACTTCAGTTATAATGGGCCTGTTCCAGAGGCAAAATTGCAAGCAATTGAAGATTTAATCAATCAAAAAATTATTGAGAATTTGCCAATTTCATGGGTGGAAACTGATCTTGAGTCTGCAAAAAAGTTAGGGGCGGTTGCTGTCTTTACTGAAAAGTATGGTGAAGTCGTTCGAGTTGTCTCAATTGGCGACTATAATGTCGAATTTGATGGTGGGACTCACGCAGACTCAACAGCTGAGTTAGGAATGTTTAAGATTATTGGTGAAAGTGGTACTGGAGCAGGTGTTCGACGAATTGAAGCGGTCACTGGACAAGGTACAATGCAATATGTAAAAACGCATGATGCTCTATTAAAGCAATCGGCCTTGTTAGTTAAAGCGCCACAATTATCAGAGATACCTGATAAAATTGAAGCACTTCAGTCTGATTTAAAAGAAGCAGAGCGGCAGGTAGCTGCGTTAGAAACTAAACTAGCTAATCAAGCAGCTGCAGATGCCTTTCAAGATGTGAAACATGCCGGCGACTACTCATATATTGTGACAGAAATGTCAGTCGAATCAATGGACGTTTTGCGGCAAACAGCGGATAATTGGAAACAAGCGACACCATCTGATGTCTTGGTCTTAGCTGCAAATCTTGGTGAGAAAGTTAATTTGTTAGTTGCC from Weissella diestrammenae includes:
- a CDS encoding RluA family pseudouridine synthase yields the protein MATFSWEKQEPGGLKIKQFLAERGVSHRMFSIIKRGGGHLLLDGRPARTIDEIKMGQKITIIMPHEESNEILPFSDLPITVIYEDDNYLVVDKPAGVTSVPGKADRETTMVNRVKGHLQREGAQDLVPHVVTRLDRFTSGVALLAKHRFAHGLLDKALKTHAVDKRYYALVDGVLADEHQMIDQPIGRVPDDFIRREVRSDGKPSQTEYWVIKRFDNQTLVRVQLHTGRTHQIRVHFKALGHPLVGDEIYGGPMDRGAVRQMLHAYWISWFDPFSQIVQQFEAPVPEDMINVMQGYVPQDK
- the glf gene encoding UDP-galactopyranose mutase, which codes for MTLNDKKYDYLVVGAGPYGSIFAYEAAKRGKRSLIIEKRPHIGGNMYTHTEHGITVHDFGAHIFHTDNKEVWDYIRQFADFNGYQNQVVANYKGTLYNLPFNMNTFYEMWGTKTPAEAKAKIDAQKADAMAAMGGRAPRNLEEQAISLIGTEIYEKLIKGYTEKQWGRQATELPAFIIKRLPVRFIYDNNYFNHRYQGIPVGGYTQIFENMIMHNDLIDVQVNADFFAHKDEYLAEFPKIVYTGMIDQFFDYKFGELEYRSLRFEHEVVASDNYQGNAVINYTDAETPYTRVMEWKHFDGLADDDVTIITREYPQTWDRTKEAYYPVNDEKNMQIYKSYAKEAREHQDKILFGGRLGQYRYFDMDQVINAALNDVRQEFGVSADFNFAHDTEK
- the mgtE gene encoding magnesium transporter, coding for MATDFGNVRDEIVPLVTQITDDLKQGAIDAFRETFLGLHNYDQAQIYLNLTPQLRQQVIEWLTLDELANVFDHLDSDEVDVNHLLEEMSPSYAANMLNEMYVDNAVDVLDEISEPEQDIYLKQMSREDAGELRHLLDYDEDTAGALMTTEYIEVSQTSTIGQVMSLVKKAASESEQISYIYVLERKRLIGVISLRNLIIHPDDELVSEVMTSNLVTVLPTEDQEQVARLMADYNLLAMPVVDEQNEMLGIIMVDDIVDVIEAESTEDYGRLAGVNDLDLEESPMMSVIKRIPWLIILVFLGLGTASIINSYDAMVQQASVLAVFISLITGTAGNAGTQALAVSIRRITLDEKRSVIRMFFTELFIGALIGLIAGTTIFGVVWLWKSNVLLGLAVGLAMAIAIMVANLAGAFIPIIMDAMHVDPAVASGPFISTLSDLTSVIIYFNIAGVFITHFIGH
- the alaS gene encoding alanine--tRNA ligase; this encodes MKELSSAEIRDMFLRFFQSKGHSIEPSQSLIPKDDPTLLWINSGVATLKKYFDGTVIPDNKRITNAQKSIRTNDIENVGHTARHHTLFEMMGNFSIGDYFKPEVIPWAWELLTSPEWFGMDPDKLFVTVYPNDQEAKKIWLEVVGLPKDHLYEEPDNFWDIGEGPSGPDTEIFYDRGSEFDAEDEKENYPGGENERYLEIWNIVFSQYNHLPGLTDNSKYPELPHKNIDTGMGLERVVSVFQHAKTNFETDLFLPIIHATEEMSDGFKYGEDEQKDISFKVIADHARAVTFAIGDGALPSNEGRGYIIRRLLRRAVLHGRKLGIHSIFLAKLVPVVGQIMASYYPEINANADYIASIIEAEEVRFNKTLSDGLSLLDTVMAEAKASTGEIDGAVAFKLYDTYGFPYELTEEAALEAGLKVNRAEFDTAMQAQQARARAARTNTASMGVQNELLTDLKTDSKYVGWSELSVPQATLVNIIQDNQLLTTAQSGEIQAIFDVTPFYAEMGGQVADKGKVSDQNGQVVARVTDVQVAPNGQHLHTLTVEQPLNIDTVYQLDVDRAYHVAVSKNHTATHMLDQSLRNILGEHTTQAGSLVTADGLRYDFSYNGPVPEAKLQAIEDLINQKIIENLPISWVETDLESAKKLGAVAVFTEKYGEVVRVVSIGDYNVEFDGGTHADSTAELGMFKIIGESGTGAGVRRIEAVTGQGTMQYVKTHDALLKQSALLVKAPQLSEIPDKIEALQSDLKEAERQVAALETKLANQAAADAFQDVKHAGDYSYIVTEMSVESMDVLRQTADNWKQATPSDVLVLAANLGEKVNLLVAVAPDAIAQGIKAGDLIKAIAPAIGGGGGGRPDLAQAGGKNPAGIADAFAQVNQWLLSK
- a CDS encoding GTP pyrophosphokinase translates to MIENWEKFLQPYMQAVEELKVKFRALRDQYAQNGVETPIEFVTGRVKQVEAIKEKAVRRHVDMDRLEQDMQDLAGIRIMTQFTNDIYRVVDLIRERTDMVILEERDYVTNSKPSGYRSYHIVVEYPIQTTQGERKILVEIQVRTMQMNVWATIEHAINYKYAGEYPDDMADKLHEVAELTFKVDALFQEMHQEISESQHALRNHTKKDDVIDEGFNL
- a CDS encoding multidrug effflux MFS transporter, whose amino-acid sequence is MTQKVKLNAAHIFILGVLSAFAVFSMDFYLPGLPQLQKDLNTSASLAQLTITASLVGLGLGQLVIGPWSDRIGRRRPLLIGTLIFTLTSIAIVLTSNIWILILMRFFQGLAGSVGIVLSLAVITDSFSGRDLTNNVMINQSINGIFPVIAPVLGGIVVAMFNWEMTFWILAGLGISLFLAVQFYLPETREPVDQSTATNVEMRHVYQQLFANRQFMVYMLLQTLMMAALFAYISGSSFVLENIFHLNVTTFGIVYAINGLGIAVMTIFAGWLANRWREEKTLGIFIGYGLLGGILLALSLFMAKPMVVVLIAFFMIVSAIGGIQGMTTALAMKDQHANPGAASALLGMMRYAIGGVMSPLVGIFGTRSYVPLVVIILVVQLLAMVLYLNSVQRKM
- a CDS encoding DsbA family protein: MLEIYSFISAFSKRSLDLNRNIVDLQADLAVTSRLNLIPLMRFSTSTLDKDDYLIQNISAREAVYINDAMTNVMKTAHFQGKKVGRRLSIILQEKVLAAKAYNDSIVRCALIEANVDLETFNQDLTSDFLKKALQMDQRISHDMGVKNSNTLVVFDSSRDDSAERYTDVQVDDLNRIFRVSSNACQE